In the Streptomyces sp. NBC_00193 genome, GTCCACGCGTGGTTCGCCGCGGTGCGCGCCTTCGAGCGACTCCTCAGCGGCGACCTCGACGCGGCCCGGGACTGGGCCGACCAGGCGATCGAGACCGGCTCGCACACCGATCCGGCGGCAGCGGCGATCGGGCGCGTGGCCCGGGCCAGACTGGTGATCCTCGACGGTGACGTCCCCCGGGGCCTGGAGCTCCTCGACGAAGCCGGCACGGCGGTGATGACCGGCGATCTCGACGCCCTGTCGACCGGAGTCGTCTACTGCGAACTGGTCTGCGCCCTGCAGGGCCTGGCCCAGTACGACCTCGCCGAACAGTGGACCGAGGCGATGGAGCGGTGGGCGCGCACGAACGCGATCGGCAGCCTGCACGGCCGCTGCCGGGTGCACCGGGCCGAGATCCTGCGCCTGCGGGGCCAGTGCGCGCACGCCGAGCAGCAGGTGCTGCTGGCGTGCGACGAGCTGCGCCCCTACGTACGGCGCGAGCTGGGCTGGCCGCTGACGGAACTGGGCCGGATCCGGCTCCGGCGCGGCGACCTTCCCGGAGCCGAAGAGGCGCTGCTCGCCGCCCATGGCCTCGGGTGGGATCCCGAACCGGGTCTCTCGCTCGTCCGGCTCGCCGGGGGCGACGCCGACACCGCGGCCGCCGCGATCGGGGAGGCGCTGGCCGGTCCGCTGCCGGTGCCGTCGAAGGAACTGCCCCCCACCTCCGGGCTGCGGCGGGCGCCGCTGCTGGACGCGCAGGTCAGGATCGCCGTAGCCCGCGGCGACCTGGAGACGGCGCGGGCCGCGGTCCGCGAGCTCGACGAGGTCGCCGTCCGCTTCGAAAGCACCGCGCTCGCCGCGTCGGCCCTGCGCGCCCGGGGCGACCTGCTGCTCGCCGAAGGCGATGCGGCCGGGGCGTCGGCGTCGTTCGCCGGTGCCCTCCGTGCCTGGAGCCAGGTCGGCGCGCCGTACGAGACGGCCGAGTGCCGGCTTCGGCTCGCGGACGCCCAGGGCGCCCTGGGCAACCTCCGGGCCGAGACCCTCGAACGCTCGGCGGCGCGTACCGAGCTCGACCGGATCGCCCACGGACCCGCGACCGACGGGCCCGCGACCGATGGGCCCGCGACCGATGGGCCCGCGACCGATGGGCCCGCGACCGATGGGCCCGCGATCGACGGATCCCGGGCGGACACGGCAGAGCCGGACACGTTCGTCCGGGAGGGCGATCACTGGCGGGTCGTCTTCGACGGTCGCCGCACGACCGTCCGCGACAGCAAGGGAATGCACCACCTCGCCCGGCTCTTCGCCGCGCCGGGCCGGGAGTTCCACGTCCTCGACCTGGTTGCCGCCGACAGCGATGATCCCGCCGCCGCGGTCAGACTGTCCCGGGCCGGCGACCTCGGCCCCCTGTTGGACGACCGGGCCAAGCAGATGTACCGGCGGCGGCTGGCCGACATCGAGGAGGACATCGAGGACGCCCGCGCCGACAACGACGTCGCCAGGCAGGAACAAGCCGGCCTCGAACGCGAGTTCCTGATCAGCGAACTCGCCCGGGCCGTCGGACTCGGCGGGCGGGACCGGCACGCGGGCGCCGCCTCCGAACGGGCCCGGGCGGCCGTCACCCAGGCCGTGCGCAAGGCCATCGGCCGCCTCCGCGAGGCCTGTCCGGCGCTCGGCGACCACCTCGACCGCACCATCTCCACAGGGACCTACTGCGCCTACGCCCCGGATCCGCGCTTGCCCTCCGGCTGGTCCACGTGACGGCCCGCCGTGGCCTGCGCGATGAGGAGGGCGACGTCGTCGTGGTCGTCGGGGTGGCGCAGGGAGTCCAGGAGCCACTGACAGGTGCCGTCCAGGGGTCGGCGGGGTCCGTCCAGGGTGTGCAGCAGGGTGTCCAGGCGCTCGTCGATGGGGTGTTGGCGGGTTTCGACGAGCCCGTCGGTGTAGAGGAGCAGCCGGTCGCCGGGGTTCAGGTCGAACACGGTGGTGTGGAAGGCGACGCCGCCGACGCCGAGGGGTGCGCCGGTGGGCAGGTCGAGGAGCCGGGGGCGCCGGCCCGCTGCGGCGAGGACGGGCGGGAGGTGCCCGGCATTGGCGATGTGGCAGCTGTGGTCGTGCGGGTCGTAGACGGCGTAGACGCAGGTGGCGATGTAGTGCTCGAGTCCCCGGGTGATCTTGTCGAGATGTCGCAGGACCTGGTCGGGGGCCAGGTCGAGGTAGGCGAAGGCGCAGGTGGCGGTGCGCAGCCGGCCCATGGTCGCGGCGGCGTCGATGCCGTTGCCCATGACGTCGCCGACGACGAGAGCCGTCTTGTCACCGGCCAGGGGGATGACGTCGTACCAGTCTCCTCCGACCTCGTGGGACGCCTGGGCGGGCTGGTAGAGGGAGGCGATCTCCAGACCGTGGACTTCGGGCGGGTGGCCGGGCAGGAGGCTGCGCTGGAGGGTTTCGGCCGCGTTGCGGACGCTCTGGTGCCAGCGGGCGTTGTCGATGGCGACAGCGGCGCGGGCCGCCAGTTCCCCGGCGAGGATCACGTCGTCCTCGTCGAAGGGGAGGGGATTGCGGGCGCGCAGCAGGTCGAAGGCGCCGAGAACCTCGTTGTGGGCGATCAACGGCACCGCGAGATAGGAATGCACCCCTTCCCGTGAGAAGGTCGCGGCCGCATCGGAGTCACGGGCTATGCGGAGAAGGTCTTCATCACCGACACGGGCCACGAGCACCGGCTGTCCGGTGTGGACGCACTGGGTGATCAGCCGGTCCGCCCCGTACGAGGCCAGGTCGCCGACCGTGTCCGCTGCGGCGGCGGCCGCGGTCGGGTAGGCGGAGGCCACGGCGAGCGCGCGGAACACCTCCGGCCCGTCGTGGGGACCCGAGCTCCGGCGGAAGGACAGCACGGCGTCCAGGACGTCCACGGCCGCCAGGTCGGCCAGGCCGGGGACGGCGACCCGGGCCAGCTCGTGGGCGGTCTGCTCCACGTCCAGCGTGGTACCGACACGGGCGGAAGCATCGGCGATCAGGGCCAGGCGGCGCCGGGCCCGGTCCGCCTCGGTCGCGGCCCGATGACGTTCGCTGACGTCGACGACGGAGCTGGCCACGCCGATCACCCGGCCGCTGGGGCCTTCGATCCGGTAGAACGACACCGACCAGGCGTGATCGTGGTCCGGATCGGCCGGTGTCCGGCCGACGGAGTACTGGTCGATCAGGGGCGTGCCGGTCACCAGCACCTGGCGCAGCGCGGACTCGAGGGTGTCCACGTCGAGGAACGGAAGGATCTCGTGGATCCGGCGGCCGATGTGGTCGGCGGCCGGGACGCCGTTGATGCGCTCCAGAGCAGGGTTGACCAGCAGGTAGCGAAGGTCCGTGTCCAGCAGGGCGATGCCGATGGGGGCCTGCGCCACGAGGCGCTGGGACAGGGCCAGGTCGGTCTCCACCCGGTGCAGCATGCGCTGGTCGGCGGCGATGCCCAGGGCGTAGACGTCGCCGAGATCGTCCAGCAGCCGCATGTTGCGGAACTCCACCAGGCGCGTGCTGCCGTCCTTGTGGCGGATGGGGAACGCGCCCGCCCAGCTCGCCCCGGTGCTCATCACCTCGGCGAACAGCTTCGTCACCAGGTCCTCGTGTTCTCCGCGGACCAGGAGGTGCGCCGCGGGCTTGCCCAGAGCCTCCTCGGCGGTGTAGCCGAACACCTCATCGGCCTGCGGGCTCCAGAACACGATCCGTCCGCGGGTGTCCAGCACGACGGCGGCCACGCTGAGCAGATCGAGCAGTCCTCCCGGCGGGGACGGCCCCTCCGTTCGGTCCCGTCCCTCATCGGGGACCGGCTCGTGTGCACCCATCCTCGACGGCTCCCTCCTCAGCGGAGCCCGCCCGGGCTACGAACCGGCTGAGGGCTCCGCTTCCATGCTGCCCCCGAACCCGACGCACCACGACCGGTGGCGCACCGCACCGCGCGGCTCCGGAGCCGGCGGGAGGTTCGGAGGTATCACCAAGTCGGGGTCTCTTCGTGGGCGTGGGAACTGGTGGGGCAAGCGATGCGCCGTCCGCAGCCCGGCGTGTTGACTGCTGCGAGAGCACGGGGTCGTGCGCCTTCATCGGAAGGGCGGCAGGAAGAGGAGCGGCACGGTGGCTGTACCCGACCGGATGGACGAGCGTCTGCGGGCCTTGAGGCTGGTGGAGGAGCAGAGGATGGCTCAGGCCGTGTTCGCCTGGGTGATCGAGGGAGGTCGGGGTGGCGGCTCGCGAGAGGTTCCTCGGACAGGACGGCATCACCGGCAGACAGTTGCACGCCGAGGTGCGGGCCCTGGCCGGTAAGGCGGGTTGGAGCCTGGGAGCGTGGCAGGTGGGCCGTCTGTACGGGCAGGCCCCGGCCGTGGGCGGATCAGATCCGGAGCCGCGGGACTTCATCGGTCCGGACGACGACGAGCCGCTCCGCCGCACCGCCGCAGGGGGTTGGCGGGCCCGCTGGATCCTGGCGATACGCCTGGTCGACGACCGCAGCGGTTTCGGAGGTGCGTTCAAGCAGCTCCTCGACCTCGTGTGACTCCGAGCGGAGTCGACCCCGGGCGGCGAGTCCGCCACCTCGACGCGAGCGACAGAGCGATAGATTGCCGGCCATGACTGAGCTTGGCACCGTCGTCTGGCCACCTGCCCCGATACGCACCGAGCGGCTCGTGCTCCGAGAGTCCGAGGCCCCGGACCGTGCGGCGTTCATAGAGCTGTTCGCATTGCCGGAGGTGCGCACCTATCTCGGTGGCCCTCGACCGCGCGCTGAACTCGAGCGCGCGGTACCGGAGTTGCCCGGACGGCGCCCCGGCCTCTTCGTGGTCGATCTCGACGGAACGATGATCGGCACGGTATCGCTCGACCGGCGCGACGCAGACCGTCCGGGGCACCTTCGCCCCGATGGTGGCGAGGCCGAGATCGGCTACATGTTCCTGCCGACGGCGTGGGGGCGCGGGTACGCCGCCGAGGCGTGCGCGGCGGCGCTCGACTGGTTCGCCGGTGCGTTTCCCGGGGAGCAGGTGGTGCTCTGCACCCAGACGGCCAACGACCGGTCGATGCGCCTCGCCGCGAAGCTGGGGTTCAGCGAGGTGGAGCGGTTCGAGGAGTACGGCGCCGAGCAGTGGTTCGGCGCGTGGTCCTCCGGTCAGGTGCGGGCGACCGGGACGTAGGGCCGCTGCTGGATGTCCTCCGGGTGGGCCGTGTGCAGCACGGCCTCCTCGTAGGCGATGGTGCCTGCCGCGACGAGGGCGTTGATGCTGGTCTCGAGGGTCTGCATGCCGTCACGGTGGCCGGTCGCGACCATGTTGCGCAGCTGGCGGGTCTTGCCCTCGCGGATCAGGTTGCGGATCGCCGACGTGCCGACCAGTACCTCGAAGGCGGCCACCCGGCCCCCGCCGATCCGGGGGATGAGTGTCTGGTTGAGGATGCCGACCAGGGTGTGTGTCAACTGCAGCCTGATCTGCGGCTGTTGCTCGGCCGGGCACGCGTCGACGATGCGGTCCAGCGTCTGCGACGCGTCGTTGGTGTGCAGGGTGGCGAACACCAGCTGCCCGGTCTCGGCGATGGTCAGGGCCGCGGAGATGCTCTCCGGGTCGCGCATCTCGCCGAGGAGCAGGACGTCGGGATCCTCGCGCAGGGCCGAACGCAGCGCTGCGGGGAACGAGTCGGTGTCGGTGCCGACCTCGCGCTGGCTGACCGCCGACCGCTTGTGCCGGTGCAGGTACTCGATCGGGTCCTCGATGGTGAGGATGTGCACCGACCGGTGCGTGTTGACGTGGCCGAGGAGCGCCGCCAGGCTCGTCGACTTCCCCGACCCGGTCGGCCCGGTGACCAGGACGAGCCCGCGCGGCATGCCGGCCCACCCCATGACGACCGGGGGGAGCCCGAGCCGGTCGGACGACGGCACGTCCTACGGGATGATCCGCAAGGCCAGCGCCGACGCGCCGCGCTGCACGAAGGCGTTCCCGCGCAACCTGGCCTTGCACAAGCTCGCCGTGCTGACGAACTCCAACAGGCTGTTCGTCGCGCAGCTCTATTCCGCGTCGAGCAGTCTCAACCTCGCGCCGGGCGTTCTCGGCGTGATCGACGGCACCACGCTGCTCACGCAGGCTCCACTCGCCGCGCCCAGTCATTTCGGCGCGCTCGCGGTGAACAACACCACGGCGAAGCTGTACGCGCTCGAACAGGGCAAGTCGCAGGTCGTGTTGTTCGGAACGGGATCGGACTAGGGCGTGTCCGGTGGTTGTGGGACCGGCCGCCCACCTCCCAGGCTTGAGTAATGGCGATCTTCAACGCCTGCGGCTAGGCTCTGCGTTGCTCATTCGAGAGCCACAAGCACTGGCGACGTGTCCGATGGGGGACAGTGCTTCAATCTCAACAGGCAATGAGCACGATGAGTCTCTAATCGTCGCAGAGCCTCAGCAGGCCATCCGCAAGCGGTGGTCGAGCTGAGGCTGCCCGCCGACTGGTCGATCACCTTCGTGAAAGGGATCGACTGGTGAGGCTGACTTTTCTCGTTCAGGTACTTCTTGCACTTCTGTCCTTCGTATCGTCGCTGCTGGTAGCGGTGGTGGCGGGGGTACTTTCGCATGAGGCTGGGGCGCTGGTAGCTAGTGCAGTGCTGTACGGCGGCGGCGCGTTCATCGGCTGGATGACGCTGTGCGTCACTGTGCTGACGGCACTCGGCCTGCTCGGGCGTCACAGCCGTCCCAGCGAGTGAGGGTGCCCGGTACTCAGGAGTGCAGCCAGAGCCGGATCGCAGCGAGGGTGACGGTGCCGTGGAAGATATACGCTCTCTTGTCGTACCTGGTCGCCACAGCCCGCAACGCCTTGAGGGCATTTATGGTTCGCTCGACTTCGTTCCTGCGTTTGTAGCCCGCTGATTCTTCGGTTCGGGGATGGTGTGCTTGATCTGGCGCCTGCGTAGGTAGTGGCGGTTACGCAAGGATGAGTACGCTTTGTCTCCGCTGACGTGATCAGGCCGGGTGCGCGGGTGACCGCCGCCCGGCCGTGGTACGCGAACACGCTCCAGGACCGGAATCATCTGAGGTGCATCGCCCCACTGCCCGGGCGTGACCAGCACTGCCAGGGGCCGGCAGCCGCCGTCTGCGACCAGATGAATCTTCGTGGTCAGGACGCCCCTGGAACGGCCAAGGGCCTCGCCGGGGTGGTGCTGAGCCGACTGGATGTGTTTCTTCAGACTCCGGGGCGGACGCCTTCGAGCCCCGGGGGCATGCTGATGAGCCCGGCAGGTAGTCGAGTCAATACCGACCATGCTCCAGTCGACGCGGCCCTGCGCGTCTGCGTCGGCCTGCACCGCGCGCAGGACTCTCTCCCAGGTGCCATCCGCCGACCAGTGTCGGTGCCGGTCGTGACAGGTCTTCCACTTCCCGAAGCGCGTCGGTAGATCCCGCCAGGGGAGGCCCGTGCGCTGACGGAAGAGAGTGCCGTTGATCACCTTGCGATGGCACTTCCACCTCCCACCTCGTCCCACGTTCTTTGGAAGATGCGGCTCCAGCTGGGCCCACTGTGCGTCAGAAAGATCACCCCGCCCCATACCAACCGGAACGATCCGACTGCTCGCCAGTCACACGACTCGTCGGACAGGCCCTAGGTGTTCTGTCCAGGGAGGTTGTGGACGGGTGATGCAGGTCTCGGCTGAGGGTTCTTGAACGGGTGAGGGCCTTCCGGGTTCGGTGTGGATTGCGACGTCTACACCAACCAGCAGAAGGCCCTCATGCCCCACCGTAATGCACCCCTGACCGAGACCGGACGCCTGCGGCTGGCCCGCTGCGTGGTCGAGGACGGCTGGCCGCTGCGCCGGGCCGCCGACCGCTTCCAGGTCTCACCCACAACTGCCCAGCGGTGGGCCGATCGCTACCGTGCGAACGGCGAGGCGGGCATGAGCGACCGGTCCTCCCGCCCGCACCACAGCCCGAAGCGGACGCCCACCCGCACCGAACGGCGGATCATCAAGGTCCGCCTCGCCCGCCGGTGGGGGCCGGCCCGCATAGCGCACCTGCTCGGCCTGGCGCCGTCGACCGTGCACCGCGTTCTGACCCGCTACCAGCTGGCCCGCCTGACCCACCTCGACCGCGCGACGGGCCGCGTCATACGACGCTACGAACGCGAGAAGCCCGGCGAACTGGTCCACGTGGACATCAAGAAGCTCGGCAACATCCCCGACGGCGGCGGCCACAAAGCCCTCGGCCGCCAGGCCGGCCGCAAGAAGCGGCCCCGCCTGGGCTACAGCTACATCCACACCGCCGTCGACGACCACTCCCGCCTCGCCTACAGCGAGATCCTGACCAACGAGAAGAAGGAGACCGCCACCGCCTTCTGGACCCGGGCCCAGGCCTTCTTCGCCCAGGCCGGGATCACCGTCGAGCGGGTCCTGACCGACAACGGCTCCTGCTACAAGTCCCATGCCTGGCGGGACCTGCTGGCAGCGGCCGGGATCACCCACAAGCGAACCCGGCCCTACCGACCCCAGACGAACGGCAAGGTCGAACGCCTCAACCGCACCCTGCTGGAAGAGTGGGCCTACGCCCGCCCCTACCAGTCAGAACAGGAGCGACGCGATGCCTTCCCCAAGTGGCTGCACACCTACAATCACCACCGCGGACACACCGCGCTCGCAGGCAAACCACCCGCCAGCCGCGTCCCCAACCTCACTGGGCAATACACCTAGGCCCATGCGAGACCAGTCACGCACCCTCCACAAGGGCCGGACGGGCCGGGACCAACGGCGGGGACCGGGCCGTCGTACCTCCATGGCGGCGGTCGGTGTGATCGCGGCGCTCCTGCTGACCGCGTGCGCCGGCAACGGAGCCCCGGAGCCCCGGTTCGACGTCGCTCCTTACGTACGCAAGGGGCACGTGGCCGACTGCGACGCGTTCAAGGCCCAGGCGGACGCCCAGGCGGTGCTGCGCGCGGACACGCTCGACCCGAACGAACTCGACCGGGACGGCGACGGCATCGCATGCCCCGGCCTCCCCCATCCGAAGGACGAGAAGCCGGTCCACCGAGACTTCGCGACCGAGCTGGACGGCGCACCGATCACCGAGCCGGACAAGCCCTCGACGCCGTAACACCAGCGGAAGCAGCCCTGCGCAGCACGGTGCCCGACCTGTCGTCCGTACAGGCCGGGCACCGTGCTCAATCCTTTGGGAGAAGCCGAGCTCCTTGGGTGCGCAGCCGACCAGTAGGTTCTTCGTCTGCCGGGAGTCGGGGGACGCGGCCGGCGCTTCGATGGGCGCGGGGTTGGAGAACCTGGACGACAAGGAAGCGAACGTGCGCGCGAACGCGAAGGAGCTGAGCAGCGGTGGATGAGCGGCCCATGCCCTCGGAGACGTCTCTTGCGCGGGAGATCTTCGGACCTCTCGGGGGGATCGTCGAATGTGGAGCGTCCCTCCGTGGGGAAACGGTGGCCGAGTTCGCCGCGATCCGCCGTAAGGAACTGGACCGGATCCTTGCCGCGGTGCGGGACATCGGCAGGTTCCGTCCGGAGGCGATGGAAATCGTCGATCAGCTGGGGTATCTGCGCGAGCACGACATCGCCGTCACGTCGTTGCTGCTGTGGTCCGGTTGCATCGAGGAGTTCTCGCCGGAGCTCGGTGGAGCCCAGGCGGTGCGGCGCATGGCCCGGATGGGCGCGGACCTTCAGCTGACGCACCTGTTGCAGGCTCTGGTCGGCACGGCCTCCTTCCGCGCGCAGGACGTGGAGGCCAGTGCCGCGGCCATCGTCGAGGTACTCGAAACCGCTGCCCTGCTGGGGTCGCCCGCCCACGCGCGCACGGCGAGCGAGGTCTTCCTGATGTGGCGAGCGGCCTTCCTCCCCGGCGTTCTGATGCCGGCGTCCAACTCCCCGGAGGACATCAAACGGCACTTCAGGAAGTACGCGCACACCCTGGAAGAGGCACTGGATACGTGCACCTCGGGCGATCCGGGCTGAGCCGGGCCCTGGGCGAGCCGACGGCGCACCCGGGAATCCACGGATTCTCACAGGGCGCCCCGGCCCCGGCTCCCCACGAGGAGTCGAGGCCGGTACGGCCGCGTCGGCCGCCATCTGCCGCACCGGGCGAGTAGAAGGGACGACGAACCGCCAACCCTCAGCGTTTCGAGACGAGGAGTAGCGCATGCCGCACACCCGGCCCGTTCTGCGCCGCCCGGAAGCCGGGCTCGCTCTCGCACTGGCGTTCGCGGCTGCCGCCGCGGTCTTCGTCGCCGTCTTCCTGGTCGGCCGGGCGAACACACCGGACTACACCGCGACACTGTTCGGCCAGGCGGACGCCGATGCCCTGCGCCTCAAGGCACAGCTCGCCACCGGCATTCTGGGGCTGGCCGTTCTCCAACTGCTGCTTGCGTTGTGGATGTACCGCCGGCTGCCCGGGGTGCGCCGGGTGCCGGGCCCGGTGCCGATCACCCACCGGATCGTCGGTGTGGTCCTGTTCGCCCTCTCCGTCCCGATCGCGGTGCACTGCGTCCGGGCGTATGGCGTGCAGCTGACGGGCTCGCGGGTGGCATTGCACTCGATCGCGGGCTGCTTCTTCTACGGGGCGTTCGCCGCCAAGGTCCTGCTGGTGCGGAGCCGCCGCCTGCCGGGCTGGGCCCTGCCCCTGGCCGGGGGCGCGCTGGTGGTCGCGGTGGTGGTCCTCTGGTACACGAGCGCGCTGTGGCACTTCAACGGAGACACCGTGCCGGCGCTGTCCTTCGGACACCACCCCATGCCACTGGGGTAGTGGTCAGGCGGCGTCACCAGGCTGAGGCCCCGCGGTTCGGACGGCGAGTCGGACGAGGGCTTCGGCGGTGGGGGTGTCGGGAGCGGGTAGGTAGACGATGAGTTGCTGGCCCGGCGCGGCGCGGACGTCGAAGGATTGGTACGTCACGGTCAGGGGCCCGGCCGACGGGTGGTGCAGGTGCTTGGTGTCCTGGGTTTTGCCCAGGACCTCGTGGGTGGTCCAGAGGCGGGCGAAGTCCGGGCTGTGGGCGGTGAGGGTGCGGATGAGGGACGGCAGACGCGGGTCGTTCGGTGTGGCGCGAACGGTGAATGCGGTGCCTCGGCAAGGGCGTTGGCCGCCAGGATGTCCAGGGTGGCGTTGATGACGAATGCCGGGGCGTCCGAGAAACCGTCCAGGAGTTGGTGCAGGGCCGGGCTGATCCGGTCGGTGGCCGGCCGGCCGGCAGGGACGGCGCCGGCCAGGCGGTGCAGGTGGGCGCGGGTGTCGGGAGCCAGTCGCAGGGCCCGGCCGAGGGCGTCGAGGACCTGGGGCGAGGGATGGCGTTCGCGTTCGCGGCCCTGCTCCAGCCGGGCGTAGTAGTCCGCGTTCACTCCGGCCAGGTCGGCGGCCTCTTCACGGCGCAGGCCGGCGACCCTGCGTACGCCGTGGCCCACCAGGCCGACGTCCCGCGGCCCCAGGGCCGCCCTGCGCGCGCGGAGGAACTCTCCGAGGGGATTGCCGGTCATGGCCGCGGTCACGGTCACGGTCATGGCCACAGGCTAGGGGGTGGGGGAGCCGTGCTGCCTGGGTGCGGCGCGTCCTGGTTGGCGGGCCGCCGCGTGCACAGACTCGGTCCGGCGGAGTCATCCGCTGCGCACGAGGAGCGAGGAGCAGGACGGGTATGAGTACCGAAGCCACCGCGGCCTTCCGGCGGCTGGACGTCACTGACGCCGCCGATGTACGGGCCTTCGTGGCCGCCGCCCGCGAGCATTACGGCCGCATGGACGTGGTGGTCAACAACGTGGGGGTGATGCCGCTCTCGCCGCTGGAGGCGCTGAAGGTCGACGAGTGGGACCGGATGATCGACGTGAACGTGCGGGGCGTGCTGTACGGGATCGCCGCCGCCCTGCCCGTGATGCGAGCCCAGGGCGGAGGACACTGCGTGAACATCGCCTCCGTCGGTGCGTACGAGGTGTCGCCCACCGCGGCCGTCTACTGCGCGACCAAGTTCGCCGTCCGAGCCATATCCGAAGGGTTGCGCCAGGAGTCGGACGGCTCCGTCCGCGTCGGCGCATCGAGGGCAGCCCAGGCGCCGTGCTCAACCCTTGAGAAGAAGCCAAGCTTCTTGGGGGAGTAGCTGACCAGGAGGTTCTTTGTCTCCTGGTGGTACGTCAGCTGCACCGCGCTGAACAGGGGAAGCGGCCAGCCCTTCGCGGCGGTCGGGCTCTCGGCCCTGGTCATGGCCTCGGCCAGAGCCTTGACCGTAGTGAAGATCCTCGGCGGCATCGATCTCGTCCGACCGGGAGTCGTCACGTGGCGCTCCGCACGCGCAGACGCAACCCCAGCACCGCGCCGGCGGCGCGGTGGAACCAGCTACGCGCTCTGGGTCAGCAGACCGGCGTCGATGACCTCAGCGACAAGGGTGGCGCCGCGGGTGTTCTGGTGGATGTGGTCGGTCGTGAGCACGAGACCTCGGCGCCGCGAGATCGTGTCGAGGCTGCGGCGCAGCAGTACGTGCTGGGCAAGGACGCCGACGACTGCTGCGGTCGTCACCTCCCGGTAGGGGATCGGCGGCGGGTCCGCCTGGCGCAGTTCCTCGATCTGGCGTTCGTGGAGCGGAAGGTAGGTCACCTCGTTGGTGGCGGCTGTCTCGGCGATCATCCGGCTGTACGCCTGCGATGCCCGTGCCGCTGTTCCGTCGAGTTGTTGGCCGAGTACGGGTAGCGACAGCAGGCCGATCCTCGCGTCGGTCTCCGTTCGCAGCCGTGCGACGACGGCTCCCAGGCACTGCTGGAACCAGTCGGCTGACGGGCGCTCGGGGAGCTGTTTGCGCTTCATGGCCTGCTCGACGGGGTAGCCGGCGAGGCTGGCGCGGGCGTCGTTGGTCCCGATCAGCACGGTGATCACGTCGGGCGGGTTCGTGACGACGGCATCGAGGCGCTGCAAGAGGTTGTAGGCGAAGTCGCCGTTGGCGCCGAAGCGGGCAAGCTGCAGGTCGCCGGGAGGGTGGCGCCGTCCGAGAAGGTCCAGGTAGTCGACGCTGAACTGCGCGCGGGTGAGGCTGTCGCCGAGGCACGCGATGCGTGTCGTCACGGCGCTTCCTCGGGGCCGGGCGCGCCGAGGTGTTCGGCCGGGCGGGTGTCGGTCCGAGGACGGTGGTGGGTGCCGAGGCTCGCGGTGATGGCAAGGATGGACGCAGGCCCCTCCATGTCGACCACGTGCCATATCCCGGCCGGGTTGACGGTGGCCTCGCCCGGCCCGAACAGAACGCGGTCGGGCACCCCGTCCACGTCGCGGGTCACCGTCACTGACCCGCTGAGGCAAACGACCAGTTCGTCCCCGGCGGGGTGGCTCTCCCAATGGTCGCCGGGGCCGTCACCGTCGAAGATCATCACCATCCGGCCCTCGGCGCCATCGGCCGCGACCGCGGCGCTGTAGGCCTGGAGCGCCTCCGGGTCCCAGGCGAAGCCCTCTACGGGCCTTGCTCTCGATCCCAGCCCGAGGTGCACCGGGGTGGTCCGCAGGTCCATGGCGTTGCGTTCGTGGTTGACGAGTCTCATGACGACGATCGTCCACGACAGCGATGGGGCGGTATTGAAGAAAAGGGAAGAGAAGTCGACGCGATGGGCGGACGGTCGGCGACTACCCGGCCCCGAGGAGGACTTCGCTGCGACGCCAGGCCGCCGGCGACCGGCCCGTGAACTCGCGCCAGTCCCGAACGAGATGGGCCTGGTCGGCGTAGCCGGAGAGTG is a window encoding:
- a CDS encoding type IV pilus twitching motility protein PilT; its protein translation is MPSSDRLGLPPVVMGWAGMPRGLVLVTGPTGSGKSTSLAALLGHVNTHRSVHILTIEDPIEYLHRHKRSAVSQREVGTDTDSFPAALRSALREDPDVLLLGEMRDPESISAALTIAETGQLVFATLHTNDASQTLDRIVDACPAEQQPQIRLQLTHTLVGILNQTLIPRIGGGRVAAFEVLVGTSAIRNLIREGKTRQLRNMVATGHRDGMQTLETSINALVAAGTIAYEEAVLHTAHPEDIQQRPYVPVART
- a CDS encoding transcriptional regulator, with amino-acid sequence MAPTSGEGIALGRARDAAARGAWADAYTGYLEAREAGGLGPAELADFASVAYAAGHLDVAIETWERLHEELSRLGEDVGAAGAAVRVAMHLLFDTALMAPVRGWLHRAERLLDPATPTPVHAWFAAVRAFERLLSGDLDAARDWADQAIETGSHTDPAAAAIGRVARARLVILDGDVPRGLELLDEAGTAVMTGDLDALSTGVVYCELVCALQGLAQYDLAEQWTEAMERWARTNAIGSLHGRCRVHRAEILRLRGQCAHAEQQVLLACDELRPYVRRELGWPLTELGRIRLRRGDLPGAEEALLAAHGLGWDPEPGLSLVRLAGGDADTAAAAIGEALAGPLPVPSKELPPTSGLRRAPLLDAQVRIAVARGDLETARAAVRELDEVAVRFESTALAASALRARGDLLLAEGDAAGASASFAGALRAWSQVGAPYETAECRLRLADAQGALGNLRAETLERSAARTELDRIAHGPATDGPATDGPATDGPATDGPATDGPAIDGSRADTAEPDTFVREGDHWRVVFDGRRTTVRDSKGMHHLARLFAAPGREFHVLDLVAADSDDPAAAVRLSRAGDLGPLLDDRAKQMYRRRLADIEEDIEDARADNDVARQEQAGLEREFLISELARAVGLGGRDRHAGAASERARAAVTQAVRKAIGRLREACPALGDHLDRTISTGTYCAYAPDPRLPSGWST
- a CDS encoding GNAT family N-acetyltransferase; amino-acid sequence: MTELGTVVWPPAPIRTERLVLRESEAPDRAAFIELFALPEVRTYLGGPRPRAELERAVPELPGRRPGLFVVDLDGTMIGTVSLDRRDADRPGHLRPDGGEAEIGYMFLPTAWGRGYAAEACAAALDWFAGAFPGEQVVLCTQTANDRSMRLAAKLGFSEVERFEEYGAEQWFGAWSSGQVRATGT
- a CDS encoding IS481 family transposase — protein: MPHRNAPLTETGRLRLARCVVEDGWPLRRAADRFQVSPTTAQRWADRYRANGEAGMSDRSSRPHHSPKRTPTRTERRIIKVRLARRWGPARIAHLLGLAPSTVHRVLTRYQLARLTHLDRATGRVIRRYEREKPGELVHVDIKKLGNIPDGGGHKALGRQAGRKKRPRLGYSYIHTAVDDHSRLAYSEILTNEKKETATAFWTRAQAFFAQAGITVERVLTDNGSCYKSHAWRDLLAAAGITHKRTRPYRPQTNGKVERLNRTLLEEWAYARPYQSEQERRDAFPKWLHTYNHHRGHTALAGKPPASRVPNLTGQYT
- a CDS encoding SpoIIE family protein phosphatase; this encodes MGAHEPVPDEGRDRTEGPSPPGGLLDLLSVAAVVLDTRGRIVFWSPQADEVFGYTAEEALGKPAAHLLVRGEHEDLVTKLFAEVMSTGASWAGAFPIRHKDGSTRLVEFRNMRLLDDLGDVYALGIAADQRMLHRVETDLALSQRLVAQAPIGIALLDTDLRYLLVNPALERINGVPAADHIGRRIHEILPFLDVDTLESALRQVLVTGTPLIDQYSVGRTPADPDHDHAWSVSFYRIEGPSGRVIGVASSVVDVSERHRAATEADRARRRLALIADASARVGTTLDVEQTAHELARVAVPGLADLAAVDVLDAVLSFRRSSGPHDGPEVFRALAVASAYPTAAAAAADTVGDLASYGADRLITQCVHTGQPVLVARVGDEDLLRIARDSDAAATFSREGVHSYLAVPLIAHNEVLGAFDLLRARNPLPFDEDDVILAGELAARAAVAIDNARWHQSVRNAAETLQRSLLPGHPPEVHGLEIASLYQPAQASHEVGGDWYDVIPLAGDKTALVVGDVMGNGIDAAATMGRLRTATCAFAYLDLAPDQVLRHLDKITRGLEHYIATCVYAVYDPHDHSCHIANAGHLPPVLAAAGRRPRLLDLPTGAPLGVGGVAFHTTVFDLNPGDRLLLYTDGLVETRQHPIDERLDTLLHTLDGPRRPLDGTCQWLLDSLRHPDDHDDVALLIAQATAGRHVDQPEGKRGSGA